In Triticum urartu cultivar G1812 chromosome 6, Tu2.1, whole genome shotgun sequence, the following proteins share a genomic window:
- the LOC125512879 gene encoding BTB/POZ and MATH domain-containing protein 1-like: MASSGAGGEPSRSAIVSDTTSGHHLLTIHGYTRTKVTPTGKCVMSRPFTIGGRRWCIEYYPNGIRPEVADFVSVSLVLYEDVAAGVKAQYDMCLAGGEEEALQAASMASRSVDEFTSWGGWEYATFISRKDLESSEHLRGDSFTIRCDIVVVRDCRAVDDAAAFVSVPPCDLRQNLGRLLETEMGADVVFEVGSVTLPAHRCVLAACSPVFAAKLFGPMKEGNAAGAVVRVEDMEVEVFKALLCFAYTGSLPETPKEDEEVTCQHLLVAADKYNIGRLKLICEQKLCKHINVSTAATILALSEQHGCGGLKKACFNFLTAPANLRAVVATDGFQLLNMSCPSLMVELIAMSSAH; the protein is encoded by the coding sequence ATGGCGTCCTCGGGCGCCGGCGGAGAGCCGTCCAGGTCCGCCATCGTGTCCGACACGACGAGCGGGCACCACCTCCTCACCATCCACGGCTACACCCGCACCAAGGTTACGCCCACCGGGAAGTGCGTCATGTCTCGACCCTTCACCATCGGCGGCCGTCGCTGGTGCATCGAGTACTATCCCAACGGCATACGTCCGGAGGTCGCGGATTTCGTGTCCGTCTCCCTGGTGTTGTACGAAGACGTGGCGGCGGGGGTGAAGGCCCAGTACGACATGTGTCTCGCcggcggggaggaggaggcgcttCAAGCGGCGTCGATGGCGTCGAGATCGGTGGACGAATTCACCTCCTGGGGCGGCTGGGAGTACGCGACCTTCATCAGCAGGAAGGACCTGGAGAGCTCCGAGCATCTCAGGGGCGATTCGTTCACCATCCGGTGCGACATCGTCGTTGTCCGCGATTGCCGCGCGGTGGACGACGCTGCGGCCTTCGTCTCCGTGCCCCCATGCGACCTGCGCCAGAACCTCGGCAGGCTCCTCGAGACCGAGATGGGTGCCGACGTGGTGTTCGAGGTCGGCAGTGTCACTCTGCCCGCGCACAGGTGCGTGCTCGCGGCCTGCTCGCCGGTCTTCGCTGCCAAGCTCTTTGGACCCATGAAGGAGGGCAATGCTGCCGGCGCGGTGGTGCGCGTGGAAGACATGGAGGTTGAGGTATTCAAGGCGCTGCTCTGTTTCGCTTACACTGGCTCGTTGCCGGAGACGCCCAAGGAAGACGAAGAAGTCACCTGCCAGCATTTGCTCGTCGCGGCGGACAAGTACAACATTGGGCGGCTGAAGCTGATCTGTGAGCAGAAGCTGTGCAAGCACATCAACGTCAGCACAGCGGCGACCATCCTGGCGTTGTCCGAGCAGCACGGTTGTGGGGGGCTGAAGAAGGCGTGCTTCAATTTTCTCACTGCTCCGGCGAATCTGAGAGCCGTCGTGGCCACAGATGGCTTCCAACTTCTGAACATGAGCTGCCCGTCTCTTATGGTCGAGCTAATTGCCATGTCCTCCGCGCATTAG